From Hymenobacter sedentarius, a single genomic window includes:
- the murG gene encoding undecaprenyldiphospho-muramoylpentapeptide beta-N-acetylglucosaminyltransferase, which produces MTHPLRVIISGGGTGGHIFPAVAIANELRRRLPDTEILFVGANGRMEMTRVPEAGYKIVGLDITGLQRRLTPQNLLFPMRVLRSVRKAGKLIKEFRPDAVVGVGGYASAPVLLAATSQGIPSLIQEQNSYAGLVNKLLARRVNRICVAYDGMEKFFPREKIVLTGNPVRSEIATGDRAEALKFFGLDPNKKTLLVVGGSLGARTLNLATAAALPRLREAGVQLLWQTGKLYFPEAQKLAEPYEQDKLQALEFIQRMDLAYAAADVVVSRAGALSVSELSLTGKACILVPSPNVAEDHQTKNALALVGKGAAVLITDEHARTRLYDEALRLLADTERQHQLSARVLELARPQATTAIVDELLKLIPRQQ; this is translated from the coding sequence ATGACTCATCCTCTTCGCGTCATCATCAGCGGCGGCGGCACCGGTGGGCACATTTTCCCAGCGGTGGCCATTGCCAATGAACTACGCCGCCGGCTGCCCGATACCGAAATCCTATTCGTGGGCGCCAACGGCCGCATGGAAATGACGCGCGTACCCGAAGCCGGCTACAAAATCGTTGGGCTGGATATCACCGGCCTGCAGCGGCGGCTTACACCCCAGAATTTGCTGTTTCCGATGCGCGTGCTGCGGTCGGTGCGCAAGGCGGGGAAATTGATTAAAGAGTTCCGGCCCGATGCCGTGGTAGGAGTGGGGGGCTATGCCTCGGCGCCCGTGCTGCTGGCCGCCACGTCGCAGGGCATTCCGTCGCTCATTCAGGAGCAGAACTCCTACGCCGGCCTAGTCAACAAGCTGCTTGCCCGGCGGGTGAACCGGATTTGCGTGGCGTATGATGGGATGGAGAAATTCTTCCCCCGCGAAAAAATTGTGCTAACCGGCAACCCGGTGCGCAGCGAAATTGCCACCGGCGACCGCGCCGAAGCCCTGAAGTTTTTCGGGCTGGACCCCAACAAGAAAACGCTGCTCGTGGTGGGCGGCAGCCTGGGCGCCCGCACGCTCAACCTGGCCACGGCCGCGGCTTTGCCGCGCCTCCGCGAGGCCGGCGTGCAGCTGCTCTGGCAAACCGGCAAGCTCTACTTCCCCGAAGCCCAAAAACTGGCCGAGCCCTACGAGCAAGACAAGCTACAAGCCCTGGAATTTATCCAGCGCATGGATTTGGCGTATGCCGCGGCCGACGTCGTCGTAAGCCGCGCCGGCGCCCTGTCCGTTTCTGAGCTGAGCCTTACCGGCAAGGCCTGCATCCTGGTGCCCTCGCCCAACGTGGCCGAAGACCACCAAACCAAAAACGCCCTGGCGCTGGTGGGCAAAGGCGCCGCCGTGCTCATCACCGACGAGCACGCCCGCACGCGCCTCTACGACGAAGCCCTGCGCCTGCTCGCCGATACCGAGCGCCAGCACCAACTCAGCGCCCGCGTGCTGGAGCTGGCCCGGCCCCAGGCCACCACTGCCATCGTGGACGAGCTACTGAAATTAATTCCCCGCCAACAATAG
- a CDS encoding cell division protein FtsQ/DivIB has translation MERTVRNLLVAAACLLVLGGLGIFAAMRQAARPVGEVSVNIANEFDNYFISERGVTALLTKGGAEPVLGTRPEGPRLRQLEDRLRAHPFVREAQVYRDLAGNLHADVRQNRPIARITHPDTRLDTYVDAEGHVLPLSPLFTARVATVARPSGGSLPSAFFQDSTGKRYLEFLRYVDEHEFWKAQVSEVFIEPSGKLSFTQQVGDQRIEFGLPENISEKFAKLMVFYRQIPSVLGWDTYHRVNVEYQNQIICE, from the coding sequence TTGGAACGCACCGTTAGAAACCTATTAGTTGCTGCTGCTTGCCTGTTGGTGCTGGGCGGCCTCGGTATTTTCGCCGCCATGCGCCAGGCAGCCCGTCCGGTGGGCGAAGTATCGGTGAACATTGCCAACGAATTCGATAATTATTTCATCAGCGAACGGGGCGTGACGGCGTTGCTCACCAAAGGTGGCGCCGAGCCCGTGCTGGGCACCCGGCCCGAAGGCCCCCGCCTCCGGCAGCTGGAAGACCGGCTCCGCGCCCATCCCTTCGTGCGCGAAGCCCAGGTATACCGCGACCTGGCCGGCAACCTGCATGCCGACGTGCGCCAAAATCGCCCCATTGCCCGCATCACCCACCCCGACACCCGCCTCGACACCTACGTGGATGCCGAAGGGCACGTGCTGCCGCTCTCGCCGCTGTTTACGGCGCGCGTGGCCACGGTGGCGCGGCCCAGCGGCGGCAGCCTGCCAAGTGCATTTTTCCAGGATAGCACCGGTAAGCGCTACCTTGAGTTTTTGCGCTATGTCGACGAGCACGAATTCTGGAAAGCGCAGGTCTCGGAGGTCTTTATTGAGCCGAGCGGCAAGCTCTCGTTCACCCAGCAGGTGGGCGACCAGCGCATCGAATTTGGCCTACCCGAAAATATTTCCGAGAAATTTGCCAAGCTTATGGTATTTTACCGGCAAATTCCGTCAGTTTTGGGATGGGATACCTACCATCGTGTAAACGTGGAATACCAAAATCAAATTATCTGCGAATAG
- a CDS encoding FtsW/RodA/SpoVE family cell cycle protein codes for MEPSNNWLQRNLKGDPILWAIVLLFSFISIAVVYSATGTLAYKKMDGNTEAFLFKHTGLILVGLVCMWLAHRIDYRHYSRLSLYALLVSVPLLLFTFFLGGETNGASRWMTIPVINQTFQPSDLAKLALISHLASMLSRRQQHLDDFKSTVLPVMLWVGTICSLIILSNASTALLLFATCMLLMFIGRVPLKHMAVMVGIFVVLGGGGLALGQRLGTVMSRVTNFTDKTKKTPFQLEHSYIAIATGGIAGKGPGKSTERNILPHPYSDFIYAIIIEEYGLIGGAVVLFLYLAFLYRGLKTVMNSYGAFGGLLSAGLSFSLVLQALVNMGVSVGLGPITGLPLPLLSMGGTSLIFTGISIGIILAVSRGEREVRPMTGEPDDTARIPSKRAYVNA; via the coding sequence ATGGAACCATCCAACAACTGGCTGCAGCGCAATCTTAAAGGCGACCCCATTCTGTGGGCCATCGTGCTGCTGTTCTCCTTTATCAGCATCGCCGTGGTGTACTCGGCCACGGGCACGCTGGCGTACAAGAAGATGGACGGCAACACCGAAGCCTTCCTCTTCAAGCATACCGGACTGATTCTCGTGGGGCTGGTTTGCATGTGGCTGGCGCACCGCATCGACTACCGTCACTACTCGCGCCTGTCGCTCTACGCGCTGCTGGTAAGCGTGCCGTTGCTGCTGTTTACGTTCTTCCTGGGCGGCGAAACCAACGGCGCGTCGCGGTGGATGACCATCCCGGTGATTAACCAAACGTTCCAGCCCTCGGACTTAGCCAAGCTGGCCCTGATTTCGCACCTGGCCAGCATGCTCAGCCGGCGCCAGCAGCACCTCGACGATTTTAAGTCGACGGTGCTTCCGGTGATGCTGTGGGTGGGCACTATTTGCAGCCTCATTATTCTGAGTAATGCCTCTACGGCATTGCTGCTGTTTGCTACCTGCATGCTGCTGATGTTCATCGGCCGGGTGCCGCTCAAGCACATGGCCGTCATGGTGGGCATTTTTGTGGTGCTGGGCGGGGGCGGTTTGGCCTTGGGCCAGCGCCTGGGCACGGTAATGTCACGCGTTACGAATTTCACCGACAAAACGAAAAAAACGCCCTTCCAGCTCGAGCACAGTTACATAGCCATTGCCACCGGCGGCATCGCGGGCAAAGGCCCGGGCAAAAGCACCGAGCGCAACATTCTGCCCCACCCGTATTCCGACTTCATCTACGCCATCATCATCGAAGAATACGGCCTGATTGGCGGGGCCGTGGTGTTGTTTCTCTACCTGGCTTTCCTGTATCGAGGGCTCAAAACGGTGATGAACAGCTACGGCGCTTTCGGGGGCCTGCTCTCGGCGGGCCTGAGTTTTAGCCTGGTGTTGCAGGCACTGGTGAACATGGGCGTGTCGGTGGGGCTGGGCCCCATTACCGGTCTGCCGCTGCCCTTGCTGAGCATGGGTGGTACCTCGCTTATCTTCACGGGCATCAGCATCGGCATTATTCTGGCCGTGAGCCGCGGTGAGCGCGAAGTGCGCCCCATGACCGGCGAGCCCGACGACACCGCCCGCATCCCCAGCAAGCGCGCATATGTAAACGCCTAA
- the ftsZ gene encoding cell division protein FtsZ, with amino-acid sequence MNYKFDIPAQNKSIIKVIGVGGGGSNAVKHMHKQGIKDVEFIICNTDHQALQSSTVPNKLQIGVDLTEGLGAGAKPERGRQAAIESKEQIRDLLNQGTKMLFITAGMGGGTGTGAAPVIAQVAQELGILTVGIVTAPFMFEGKKKRQQAEEGIKALSEHCDTVLVILNDKLPQIYGNLTMGAAFAKADTVLTTAAKSIAEIITVTADVNVDFEDVKTVMKDSGAAVMGSSVTDGENRARRAAEEALNSPLLNNTDIHGAQRILLSIMSGAEHELEMDELTEITEYIQEKAGQDAEMIFGHGIDESLGQSIRVTVIATGFARDAHSINTPGTSTAEAAPVAAAPVETALTPVAPAAPVASNPTAPFVPSFGSSTPEPARVTFDLNGPSSHNAPPLAGIPASAPTEPVLTSSATPTPAASPSSENRSRPAMDAQALERRRRLQELSNGLPPEAVSQYDTPAYLRRQVKLENVEPSSAQNISRFNLSDDNELLGDNRFLHDNVD; translated from the coding sequence ATGAATTACAAATTCGACATTCCTGCCCAGAACAAGTCAATCATCAAGGTGATTGGCGTGGGGGGCGGTGGCTCCAATGCCGTGAAGCACATGCATAAGCAGGGCATCAAGGACGTGGAGTTTATCATTTGCAACACCGACCACCAGGCGCTACAAAGCTCCACGGTGCCCAATAAGCTCCAAATAGGAGTGGACCTGACTGAAGGCCTCGGCGCGGGTGCCAAGCCCGAGCGCGGCCGTCAGGCAGCTATTGAAAGCAAAGAGCAAATCCGCGACTTGCTGAACCAAGGCACCAAGATGCTGTTCATCACGGCGGGCATGGGCGGCGGCACGGGCACCGGCGCGGCCCCGGTAATTGCGCAGGTAGCGCAGGAGCTGGGCATTCTGACGGTAGGCATCGTGACGGCGCCGTTCATGTTCGAGGGCAAGAAGAAGCGTCAGCAGGCCGAAGAAGGCATCAAGGCGTTGAGCGAGCACTGCGACACGGTGCTGGTGATTCTCAACGACAAGCTGCCCCAGATTTACGGCAACCTGACCATGGGTGCCGCCTTTGCCAAGGCCGACACCGTGCTGACCACGGCCGCGAAGTCCATTGCCGAAATCATTACGGTGACGGCCGATGTGAACGTGGACTTTGAGGACGTGAAAACGGTGATGAAGGACAGCGGTGCCGCCGTAATGGGCAGCAGCGTAACCGACGGTGAAAACCGCGCCCGCCGCGCCGCCGAGGAAGCCCTGAACTCTCCGCTGCTTAACAACACCGACATCCACGGTGCGCAGCGCATTCTGCTCTCCATCATGTCGGGCGCCGAGCACGAGCTGGAGATGGACGAGCTGACGGAAATCACGGAATACATTCAGGAGAAAGCCGGCCAAGACGCCGAAATGATTTTCGGCCACGGCATCGACGAGTCGTTGGGCCAAAGCATTCGCGTGACGGTAATTGCCACGGGTTTTGCCCGTGATGCACACTCCATCAATACGCCCGGGACCAGCACGGCGGAGGCAGCTCCAGTTGCTGCAGCTCCGGTAGAAACGGCTCTTACGCCGGTTGCGCCAGCCGCTCCGGTGGCTAGCAACCCAACGGCGCCATTCGTGCCCAGCTTCGGCAGCTCAACGCCCGAGCCAGCCCGCGTCACGTTTGATTTGAACGGTCCTTCGTCGCACAATGCGCCGCCGTTGGCTGGCATCCCCGCCAGTGCCCCCACGGAGCCGGTACTGACTTCGAGTGCTACGCCAACTCCGGCAGCTTCGCCTTCGTCAGAAAATCGGTCGCGGCCCGCCATGGATGCCCAGGCACTGGAGCGTCGTCGTCGCCTGCAGGAATTGAGCAATGGCTTGCCGCCCGAGGCAGTGAGCCAGTACGACACGCCCGCTTACCTGCGCCGCCAGGTGAAACTGGAGAATGTTGAACCGAGCTCAGCGCAGAATATCTCGCGTTTTAATTTGTCAGATGATAATGAATTGCTGGGAGACAACCGGTTTCTGCATGATAATGTAGATTAG
- the ftsA gene encoding cell division protein FtsA: MQQDKIVVGLDIGTTKICALVGRKNEFGKLEILGMGKAVSEGVSRGIVLNIDKTVDAIKRAIRQAEEQSGISIGLVNVGIAGQHIKSLQHNGSITRNSHDTIGPDDVNRLTQDMYRLVTQPGSQIIHVMPQDYKVDYEEGIADPVGYEGVRLEGNFHIITAQSTAINNINKCVTKAGLEIADLILEPLASSMSILSEEEKEAGVALIDIGGGTTDLAVFKDGIIRHAAVLPFGGNIITQDIKAGCNVAPGQAEQLKVKFGKAIAEEASDYEIVSIPGLPNRPPKEVSLKNLAYIIEARMSEIMELVYAEIYRMGLHDKLSAGIVLTGGGSQLQNLEQLTEYITGLDTRIGYPNQHLGKSRIEAVKSPMYATTVGLVLSGYHSLDERTNSRAPYEQEEQVIPAYYAPVQQAAPAPATAPVETRAYVPAAPAPAPVPAKPKEPGAASRFFKDIITRTKGLLIDDYDDKSY, from the coding sequence ATGCAACAAGACAAAATCGTCGTCGGGCTCGACATTGGCACCACAAAAATCTGCGCCCTGGTGGGCCGTAAAAACGAATTCGGTAAACTGGAAATCCTGGGCATGGGCAAAGCTGTGTCGGAGGGCGTTTCGCGGGGCATCGTACTCAATATTGACAAAACCGTCGACGCCATTAAACGGGCGATTCGGCAAGCCGAAGAACAATCCGGAATTAGCATTGGATTGGTAAACGTGGGCATTGCAGGCCAGCACATCAAGAGCCTGCAGCACAACGGCAGCATCACGCGCAACTCGCACGATACCATCGGTCCGGACGACGTGAACCGCCTCACGCAGGACATGTACCGCCTCGTGACCCAGCCCGGCTCGCAAATCATTCATGTGATGCCGCAGGACTACAAAGTGGACTACGAGGAAGGCATCGCCGACCCCGTGGGCTACGAAGGCGTGCGCTTGGAAGGCAATTTCCACATCATCACGGCGCAGAGCACGGCCATCAACAACATCAACAAGTGCGTAACCAAAGCCGGGCTGGAAATTGCCGACCTGATTTTGGAGCCGCTGGCTAGCTCGATGTCCATTCTCTCCGAGGAGGAGAAAGAGGCCGGCGTGGCCCTGATTGACATCGGAGGTGGAACGACTGACCTGGCCGTGTTTAAGGACGGCATCATCCGCCACGCGGCGGTACTGCCGTTCGGTGGCAACATTATTACGCAGGACATCAAAGCCGGCTGCAACGTGGCCCCCGGCCAGGCCGAGCAGCTGAAGGTGAAATTCGGCAAGGCCATCGCCGAGGAAGCTTCCGATTACGAAATCGTGAGCATCCCTGGCCTGCCCAACCGCCCGCCCAAAGAAGTGTCGCTCAAGAACCTGGCGTACATCATCGAGGCCCGCATGTCGGAAATCATGGAGCTGGTGTATGCCGAAATCTACCGCATGGGCCTGCACGACAAGCTGTCGGCCGGCATTGTGCTCACGGGTGGCGGCTCGCAGCTGCAGAACCTGGAGCAGCTCACCGAGTACATCACCGGTCTGGATACCCGCATTGGCTACCCCAACCAGCACCTCGGCAAGAGCCGCATCGAGGCGGTGAAATCGCCGATGTATGCCACTACCGTGGGTTTGGTGCTATCGGGCTACCACTCGCTCGACGAGCGCACCAACTCGCGTGCACCCTACGAGCAGGAAGAGCAGGTGATTCCCGCTTACTATGCCCCCGTACAGCAGGCTGCCCCGGCGCCGGCCACCGCTCCGGTAGAAACGCGCGCTTACGTGCCCGCTGCCCCGGCTCCGGCCCCCGTGCCCGCCAAGCCCAAGGAGCCCGGCGCTGCCAGCCGCTTCTTCAAGGACATCATCACCCGCACCAAGGGGTTGCTGATTGACGATTACGACGATAAATCCTATTAG
- the murC gene encoding UDP-N-acetylmuramate--L-alanine ligase, whose amino-acid sequence MLVELEQFPYVFFLGIGGIGMSALARWFQANGHHVSGFDKTETPLTQALAAEGIAIHYADAVENIPAEVRENRAQTLVVLTPAIPAESLEWAWLRAQGYDIRKRSQVLGVLTQGRYTIAVAGTHGKTTTSSMVAHLLHHAGLDVGAFLGGIAVNLGSNLLLPRSEQAPIVVEADEYDRSFLTLFPDIAIVTSTDADHLDIYGDQNALIESFRQFVAQLKPGGTLLINHTADPSVAAAAPAGTNVIRYGLSAEQGPELFAAAISAEGHQFHFDLHGPQGLVPNLELAVPGYHNVENMLAAAAVAQIHKIIPEKLRAAVAAYRGVKRRFEFVVTTPQNVYLDDYAHHPREIEAFLRSVRTLYPGKRLRVIFQPHLFTRTRDFAEGFSKSLSIADEVFLLDIYPAREKPIPGITSEIILSNITSPTKAIQTKEQVLAAAKTDTSFDVLATVGAGDIDTLVPQLKLLLTERWK is encoded by the coding sequence TTGTTAGTTGAATTGGAGCAGTTTCCCTACGTTTTCTTTTTGGGTATTGGCGGCATTGGCATGTCGGCCCTGGCGCGCTGGTTTCAGGCCAATGGCCACCACGTGAGCGGCTTTGATAAAACCGAAACGCCGCTGACGCAAGCCTTAGCTGCCGAAGGCATTGCCATTCATTACGCCGATGCTGTGGAGAATATCCCGGCGGAGGTGCGGGAAAACCGCGCCCAAACGCTGGTGGTGCTCACGCCCGCTATTCCGGCCGAAAGCCTGGAGTGGGCCTGGCTGCGGGCCCAGGGCTACGACATTCGCAAGCGCAGCCAGGTACTGGGCGTGCTCACGCAGGGCCGCTACACCATTGCGGTAGCCGGCACGCACGGCAAAACCACCACCAGCAGCATGGTGGCCCACTTGCTGCACCACGCCGGCCTCGACGTGGGCGCCTTCCTGGGCGGCATTGCGGTGAACCTGGGCAGCAACCTCTTGCTGCCGCGCAGCGAGCAAGCCCCCATTGTGGTGGAAGCCGACGAATACGACCGCAGCTTTCTCACGCTCTTTCCCGACATCGCCATCGTCACCAGCACCGATGCCGACCACCTCGACATCTACGGGGACCAAAACGCGCTGATAGAATCCTTCCGCCAGTTTGTGGCCCAGCTCAAGCCCGGGGGCACGCTGCTCATCAACCACACCGCCGACCCGAGCGTGGCCGCGGCCGCACCGGCCGGTACCAACGTTATCCGCTACGGCCTCTCGGCCGAGCAGGGGCCGGAATTGTTTGCCGCCGCTATTTCGGCCGAAGGCCACCAATTTCACTTCGATTTGCACGGCCCGCAAGGCCTCGTGCCCAACCTGGAATTGGCGGTGCCGGGCTACCACAACGTGGAAAACATGCTGGCGGCCGCGGCCGTCGCCCAAATTCACAAAATAATTCCGGAAAAATTACGTGCTGCCGTCGCGGCGTACCGGGGCGTAAAACGCCGGTTTGAGTTTGTGGTCACCACGCCCCAAAACGTCTATTTGGACGACTACGCCCATCATCCGCGCGAAATTGAGGCCTTTTTGCGGTCGGTGCGGACCCTTTACCCTGGCAAGCGACTGCGCGTAATTTTTCAGCCGCACCTATTTACGCGGACGCGGGATTTCGCCGAAGGTTTTTCTAAGAGCTTAAGTATTGCAGATGAGGTATTTTTGTTAGATATTTACCCAGCTCGAGAAAAGCCAATTCCGGGAATTACTTCGGAAATAATCTTATCAAACATTACTTCCCCAACCAAAGCCATCCAAACCAAAGAGCAAGTGCTGGCCGCGGCCAAAACCGACACATCGTTTGATGTTTTGGCCACGGTAGGCGCGGGGGATATTGACACGTTGGTGCCGCAATTAAAATTATTACTGACCGAGCGCTGGAAATAG